In a genomic window of Candidatus Bathyarchaeota archaeon:
- a CDS encoding 50S ribosomal protein L30 — protein MAQKSEECKCIVAVRVRGTVSAHRETRETLDLLHLGHTNHAILIDDRPSYKGMLQRVSNYVTWGEPTKETVAFMLQKRGRLAGDKKFTDEYLQKAGFQSIDDLAAALIACKVQYSKLPDVEPRFKLHPPSKGYKGKTKKGFKAGGEAGYRGEAINELVNRMV, from the coding sequence ATGGCACAAAAATCTGAAGAATGCAAATGCATAGTCGCGGTTCGTGTTCGCGGAACCGTTAGTGCACACCGTGAAACACGCGAAACCCTTGACCTCCTTCATTTAGGTCACACCAACCACGCCATACTCATTGATGACCGCCCATCCTACAAAGGCATGCTTCAACGTGTAAGCAACTACGTAACTTGGGGTGAACCCACAAAAGAAACCGTGGCGTTTATGCTCCAGAAACGTGGACGGCTTGCAGGCGACAAAAAGTTCACCGACGAATACCTCCAGAAAGCCGGATTCCAAAGCATCGATGACCTCGCAGCAGCTCTTATCGCATGTAAAGTTCAATACAGCAAACTTCCCGATGTGGAACCACGCTTCAAGTTGCATCCGCCCAGCAAAGGCTACAAGGGTAAAACCAAGAAAGGCTTCAAAGCAGGCGGCGAAGCAGGCTACCGCGGCGAAGCTATCAACGAACTCGTCAACCGCATGGTTTAA
- a CDS encoding 50S ribosomal protein L19e, translating into MTNLSGQRRLAAQILKVGQNRVWIDPLRMDDVEGAITREEVRKLIHERAIVSLPVVGVSRSRAKSIQGKKRQGRRSGPGSVTGASFARLTQKQAWMLKIRSLRRKLRELKASRVITEDTYTIYYRMAGSGRFDSIADLERNLKEHDLWRKR; encoded by the coding sequence ATGACAAACTTATCTGGTCAAAGACGCCTAGCCGCGCAGATTCTCAAAGTTGGCCAAAACCGCGTTTGGATAGATCCCCTACGCATGGACGACGTTGAAGGCGCAATTACACGTGAAGAAGTCCGAAAACTCATTCACGAGAGAGCTATAGTTTCTTTGCCTGTGGTAGGCGTTAGCCGCTCAAGAGCTAAATCTATTCAAGGCAAAAAGCGTCAGGGTAGACGTAGCGGACCTGGCAGCGTTACAGGTGCGAGTTTTGCAAGACTTACCCAGAAACAAGCTTGGATGCTCAAGATTCGTTCATTACGCCGCAAGCTCCGTGAACTCAAAGCAAGCCGCGTCATAACTGAAGACACCTATACTATATATTATAGGATGGCTGGCAGTGGTCGCTTTGACTCTATCGCTGACTTGGAACGTAACTTAAAAGAACATGACCTATGGAGGAAACGTTAG
- a CDS encoding 30S ribosomal protein S5, whose product MSNRQRDRSRDSERRAQSLEQWVPKTRLGKMVQEGKITTIEDVFLSGIKISEPQIVDSLIPDLQEEVINVNLVQKQTDAGEKSRFKAIVAVGNRDGYIGLGNGKASQVRNAIEKAAANARLNIVPVKRGCGSWECGCGKPHSVPFQVEGKCGGVRVVIVPGPRGLGLVSSEVAKVILGLAGVKDLWMRSYGSTRTVPSYACAIFDGLTKTYNLITTTDWVK is encoded by the coding sequence ATGAGTAACAGACAAAGAGATAGATCACGAGACAGCGAAAGAAGAGCCCAAAGCTTAGAACAATGGGTTCCAAAAACCCGCCTCGGTAAAATGGTTCAAGAAGGCAAAATAACAACCATCGAAGATGTCTTCCTTTCAGGCATAAAAATCAGTGAACCTCAAATCGTTGACTCCCTAATCCCTGACCTACAAGAAGAAGTCATTAACGTTAACCTAGTCCAGAAACAAACTGACGCAGGCGAAAAAAGCCGCTTCAAAGCAATCGTCGCAGTCGGAAACAGAGACGGCTACATCGGCTTAGGAAACGGAAAAGCTAGTCAAGTCCGCAACGCAATCGAGAAAGCAGCAGCAAACGCACGCCTAAACATCGTACCTGTAAAACGTGGATGCGGTAGTTGGGAATGCGGATGCGGCAAACCTCACTCAGTGCCCTTCCAGGTGGAAGGCAAATGCGGCGGGGTCCGTGTTGTTATCGTACCTGGTCCAAGAGGCTTAGGCTTGGTTTCCAGCGAAGTCGCCAAAGTCATCTTAGGCTTAGCCGGCGTAAAAGACCTCTGGATGCGAAGCTACGGCTCAACTCGAACTGTTCCATCATATGCCTGCGCAATCTTTGACGGCTTAACAAAAACCTACAACTTAATCACCACAACCGATTGGGTGAAGTAA
- a CDS encoding 50S ribosomal protein L22: MPKWGYSITETLDPEKTAKASGRELKVSHKAAREVCKAVKGMTLTQSKEFLRDVLAKKKPVPYTRYIKKLGHKGGMQKRFVGRYPIKTAEQVLTVIQAAQANAENKGLDVDRLRVMHAAAYPGMKLKRYTPRAHGRASPKYDITTHVEIVLDEKPTQGEQ, from the coding sequence ATGCCAAAATGGGGATACTCAATAACGGAAACACTTGATCCAGAAAAAACAGCGAAAGCCAGCGGCAGAGAACTTAAGGTATCCCATAAAGCAGCACGCGAAGTCTGCAAAGCCGTCAAAGGCATGACGCTGACCCAATCCAAAGAATTCCTACGCGATGTGTTGGCAAAGAAAAAACCTGTGCCTTACACACGCTACATCAAGAAATTGGGCCACAAAGGCGGCATGCAAAAACGTTTCGTCGGCAGATACCCCATTAAAACCGCTGAACAAGTCCTCACTGTAATTCAAGCTGCCCAAGCTAATGCAGAAAACAAAGGCTTAGACGTTGACCGTCTACGTGTTATGCACGCAGCTGCATATCCAGGCATGAAACTCAAGCGTTACACGCCCAGAGCCCACGGCAGAGCTTCACCAAAATATGATATAACCACACATGTCGAAATCGTCCTCGACGAGAAACCGACTCAAGGAGAGCAGTAA
- a CDS encoding ribonuclease P protein subunit yields the protein MIITPDIIRYEFIGAHAQVAKSLHRDYIGVGGQVIGETKNTFTFQNEGKTRSVIKESAIFNFQFDDGTIVEIDGKLLVGRSEDRLKKSVKRLW from the coding sequence ATGATAATAACTCCTGACATTATCCGATACGAATTCATCGGCGCCCACGCCCAAGTCGCAAAAAGTCTTCACCGTGACTACATCGGTGTCGGCGGTCAAGTGATCGGCGAAACCAAGAACACATTCACCTTCCAAAACGAAGGCAAAACTCGAAGTGTAATCAAGGAATCCGCTATCTTTAACTTCCAATTTGACGATGGAACAATCGTCGAGATTGACGGTAAACTTTTAGTCGGCAGATCGGAAGATCGCCTCAAAAAAAGCGTAAAGAGGTTATGGTAA
- a CDS encoding 30S ribosomal protein S8, whose protein sequence is MDTLTNGLVTIINNETRNKRECIISPASKLLGRVLRIMQLNGYIGEFEFIDDGRQGKFKVQLLGRINKCGSVKPRFAVKSTEYEDWEKKFLPSRDVGIMVVSTSKGVIAHKDAEEKNVGGRLLAFVY, encoded by the coding sequence ATGGACACTTTAACGAATGGTTTGGTAACCATCATAAATAACGAGACACGCAACAAACGCGAATGCATCATTAGCCCTGCCTCTAAACTTTTGGGGCGTGTCCTACGCATCATGCAACTTAACGGTTACATAGGCGAATTCGAATTCATAGACGATGGTCGCCAAGGCAAATTCAAAGTCCAACTCCTCGGAAGAATAAACAAATGTGGCTCTGTGAAACCACGTTTCGCAGTAAAATCCACAGAATACGAGGATTGGGAAAAGAAATTCCTGCCATCACGCGACGTCGGCATTATGGTTGTTTCAACATCCAAAGGCGTCATCGCGCACAAGGATGCTGAAGAGAAAAACGTTGGAGGAAGGCTTTTAGCCTTCGTGTACTAA
- a CDS encoding 30S ribosomal protein S14 — protein MGKQQVKKERKYGKGSRPCVRCGSYGPVIRRYDLYLCRTCFREAAPKLGFKKYE, from the coding sequence ATGGGAAAACAGCAAGTTAAGAAAGAACGAAAATACGGCAAAGGTTCACGTCCATGTGTAAGATGCGGATCGTATGGTCCAGTCATCAGACGTTACGATTTATATTTATGCAGGACATGTTTTAGAGAGGCCGCACCGAAATTAGGATTCAAAAAATATGAGTAG
- a CDS encoding 50S ribosomal protein L6 yields the protein MRLPEITKIVQVPDDVNVTVANKKVTVKGAKVSLTRDFSYVSIAIESEGKNVRISAKWPRKKEAALVGTIYSHINNMIVGVTKGYTYKMKIVFSHFPITVKLQGRNVLIENFTGERRPRLVKILGDVKVKIETDDIIISGNNLEEVSQTAANIEQSTKVRRKDPRVFLDGIYVFERNEGMA from the coding sequence ATGCGGCTTCCAGAAATAACAAAAATTGTTCAAGTTCCCGACGACGTAAACGTAACTGTAGCCAATAAGAAAGTTACCGTCAAAGGTGCAAAGGTTTCCTTAACCCGCGACTTCTCCTATGTGTCAATCGCCATTGAAAGCGAAGGCAAAAACGTACGCATCTCCGCTAAATGGCCCCGCAAAAAAGAAGCCGCCCTTGTAGGAACCATCTACTCCCACATAAACAACATGATTGTAGGAGTAACAAAAGGCTACACGTACAAAATGAAAATCGTGTTCTCCCACTTCCCAATAACCGTGAAACTCCAAGGCAGAAACGTCTTGATTGAAAACTTCACTGGCGAACGCAGACCCCGACTCGTAAAAATCTTAGGCGACGTAAAAGTCAAAATCGAAACCGACGACATCATCATATCTGGCAACAATCTTGAAGAAGTCAGCCAAACCGCAGCAAACATCGAACAATCCACTAAAGTCAGACGAAAAGACCCCCGTGTCTTCCTTGACGGCATCTACGTATTTGAAAGAAATGAAGGAATGGCATAA
- a CDS encoding 50S ribosomal protein L14 has translation MLSHGQKISRGLLAGSEMKCADNTGARVLRLIQAMGYKGRLRRYPSATVGDKVTVSVRQGSPDMRKKIFQAVIVRQRKSFRRIDGVWVQFEDNAAVIITPEGEMKGSEIRGPVAREAAERWPRIASASSIIV, from the coding sequence ATGCTCTCTCACGGACAAAAAATCAGCCGTGGACTCCTTGCAGGCTCTGAAATGAAATGCGCAGATAACACTGGCGCTCGCGTCTTGCGTTTAATCCAGGCCATGGGTTACAAAGGCAGACTACGCCGATACCCCTCAGCAACAGTCGGTGACAAAGTCACTGTATCTGTTCGTCAAGGCTCTCCAGATATGCGCAAAAAAATCTTCCAAGCAGTCATCGTTCGCCAAAGAAAATCTTTCCGACGCATCGATGGTGTCTGGGTACAATTTGAAGATAACGCAGCAGTCATTATCACTCCTGAAGGCGAAATGAAAGGCTCCGAAATCCGCGGGCCAGTTGCAAGAGAAGCAGCTGAAAGATGGCCCCGTATTGCAAGTGCCTCCAGCATAATAGTATAG
- a CDS encoding 50S ribosomal protein L5 yields MSEDEAFIQSWEDHPMRKPRIEKVVVNLNVGKSGEPLEKANRVLKEITGQTPVKKKAKKTIRDFGIREGESIAVVVTLRKQPALDFLKKVLPVVDNKVSKRAFDDRGNFAFGLKEHIDIPGVKYDPEIGIFGMDVCVTVNRPGQRIKIRKRASTPVGPKHLLTPEESIVFVKQTLGVEIV; encoded by the coding sequence TTGTCTGAGGACGAAGCATTCATTCAATCTTGGGAAGATCACCCGATGCGTAAGCCACGTATCGAAAAGGTTGTTGTCAACCTCAACGTTGGCAAGTCAGGTGAACCCCTAGAAAAAGCTAACCGTGTACTCAAAGAAATCACCGGTCAAACCCCCGTTAAAAAGAAAGCCAAAAAAACCATCCGAGACTTCGGTATCCGTGAAGGAGAATCCATCGCTGTCGTCGTAACCCTGCGCAAACAACCCGCACTTGACTTCCTCAAAAAAGTCTTGCCTGTTGTTGACAACAAGGTTTCAAAACGCGCTTTTGATGACCGGGGAAACTTTGCTTTCGGCCTCAAAGAACACATCGACATTCCCGGCGTAAAATATGACCCTGAAATCGGCATCTTCGGTATGGATGTCTGCGTAACCGTCAACCGCCCAGGTCAACGCATAAAGATTCGCAAACGCGCCAGTACACCGGTTGGTCCAAAGCACCTCTTAACACCCGAAGAATCAATCGTCTTCGTGAAACAAACTCTAGGAGTCGAAATCGTCTAA
- a CDS encoding DUF3892 domain-containing protein: MDKWADYLISSVRSGPTPNRIDCVEVHSDFGCVVCENKILSRAEVIADIKKGTRYVTIFKTPMGKWRRGETVHLVTINGEEYLRIDENEEASDNFENTPEF, encoded by the coding sequence ATGGATAAATGGGCTGATTACCTAATCTCTTCAGTACGTTCTGGCCCCACACCAAACCGCATCGACTGCGTCGAAGTGCACTCTGACTTCGGCTGCGTCGTTTGTGAAAACAAGATTCTCTCCCGCGCGGAAGTAATTGCTGACATCAAAAAAGGCACCCGATACGTAACCATCTTCAAAACGCCCATGGGTAAATGGCGCAGAGGCGAAACCGTTCACCTCGTCACCATCAACGGCGAAGAGTACCTAAGAATAGACGAAAACGAGGAAGCATCTGATAACTTCGAAAACACTCCCGAGTTCTAA
- a CDS encoding 30S ribosomal protein S4e, giving the protein MGKKGKTARLKRKPAPAFWPIHRKELPWVAKPSSGSHSLENCLPLTLVLRDILGVAQTRKEGQLILAQGKVLVNGKVRKKDDSPVGLMDVISMPDMNAYYRVLPSHKGLVLSAISKEDSAATLCRVDDKTAVHNGVQIALHDGSNMLIKIADPKNPIEVTYETFDILKITLPEKQVVATLKTKEGNLAVITGGKNIGKQGKIVEIEKTEAKKRRQALVVIEDAQGQRYQTILDFVFSIGETAPIIKTLEESVVV; this is encoded by the coding sequence ATGGGTAAAAAAGGAAAAACTGCAAGGCTGAAACGTAAGCCAGCACCAGCATTCTGGCCAATTCACCGCAAAGAATTACCGTGGGTAGCAAAACCTTCCTCAGGTTCACATTCACTGGAGAACTGCCTGCCCCTAACCCTTGTCTTACGTGACATTTTAGGTGTAGCTCAAACAAGAAAAGAAGGTCAACTAATCTTAGCTCAAGGCAAAGTCTTGGTTAACGGTAAAGTCCGCAAAAAAGACGATAGCCCAGTTGGCTTAATGGATGTCATATCCATGCCTGACATGAACGCTTACTACCGCGTTTTGCCTTCACACAAAGGATTAGTTCTCTCAGCAATCAGCAAAGAGGACTCCGCTGCAACCCTCTGCAGAGTAGATGACAAAACCGCTGTCCATAACGGCGTCCAAATTGCTCTCCACGACGGTTCCAACATGCTAATCAAAATCGCTGACCCCAAAAACCCCATTGAAGTCACTTACGAAACATTCGACATCCTAAAAATCACGCTCCCAGAGAAACAAGTTGTTGCAACCTTGAAAACCAAAGAGGGCAACTTAGCAGTTATCACTGGCGGAAAAAACATCGGCAAACAAGGTAAAATCGTCGAAATAGAAAAGACTGAAGCTAAGAAACGTCGGCAAGCCCTAGTTGTCATTGAAGACGCACAGGGTCAACGTTACCAAACTATCCTAGACTTCGTTTTCTCAATCGGTGAAACCGCGCCGATCATCAAAACCTTGGAGGAATCTGTAGTTGTCTGA
- a CDS encoding 30S ribosomal protein S3 — MSIVKRFITESIKRTEIDEFLQKKLERAGYGGVNISKTPLGTHVVIYAMRPGLVIGRGGETIKELAAALDQNFKVTNPQISVSEIEVPEFNAHVIANRVASALERGVHFRRAGFWALNQVMEAGALGAEIVISGKLTTERARFEKFRAGHYPIVGEPALRAMKTAEVHVQLKPGMIGVRVKIMPPDAYFPDKVKILEAVPEEEPEIVTQTEAAPAPAPAEQAPPAEPKPEPEVQAPAVAEEPKPEAKAEPAPESKPEEKQ; from the coding sequence ATGAGCATTGTAAAACGTTTTATAACAGAATCCATCAAACGAACAGAAATTGATGAATTTTTACAGAAAAAGCTTGAACGCGCAGGATACGGTGGAGTAAACATCTCAAAAACCCCTCTGGGTACCCACGTCGTTATCTACGCTATGCGTCCCGGCTTAGTCATCGGCAGAGGCGGAGAAACCATCAAAGAACTTGCTGCAGCCCTTGATCAAAACTTCAAAGTAACCAATCCTCAAATATCTGTTTCAGAAATTGAGGTTCCCGAATTCAACGCTCACGTAATCGCTAACCGCGTTGCTTCAGCGTTGGAGAGAGGTGTTCACTTTAGGCGAGCAGGTTTCTGGGCACTCAACCAAGTTATGGAAGCAGGCGCCTTGGGCGCTGAAATCGTTATCAGCGGAAAACTAACCACTGAACGAGCTCGCTTCGAAAAGTTCCGTGCAGGTCACTATCCAATCGTCGGCGAACCAGCATTACGTGCTATGAAAACCGCCGAGGTCCATGTCCAACTAAAACCTGGAATGATAGGCGTCCGCGTCAAAATTATGCCTCCAGACGCATATTTCCCTGACAAAGTCAAGATCCTTGAAGCTGTGCCTGAAGAGGAACCTGAAATTGTCACTCAAACCGAAGCTGCACCAGCCCCCGCGCCAGCAGAACAAGCTCCACCAGCAGAGCCCAAGCCTGAACCAGAAGTTCAAGCCCCCGCAGTAGCTGAAGAGCCAAAACCTGAAGCTAAAGCTGAACCTGCACCCGAATCAAAACCTGAGGAGAAACAGTAA
- a CDS encoding 30S ribosomal protein S17, with protein sequence MSMTFKQPKKTCDDRNCPFHGELSIRGRVLEGVVKSSKMDKTVIVDREFMQFSSKFVRYERRRGHIPSHNPPCIDVKEGDRVKIVECRPISKTVSFVVVEKLGEER encoded by the coding sequence ATGTCAATGACTTTCAAGCAACCCAAAAAGACCTGTGACGACCGTAACTGTCCATTCCACGGTGAACTATCAATTCGCGGCCGTGTATTGGAAGGCGTCGTCAAATCATCCAAGATGGACAAAACCGTAATCGTTGACCGAGAATTCATGCAATTCTCCTCCAAGTTCGTACGTTACGAACGTCGACGCGGACATATCCCATCACACAACCCCCCATGCATCGACGTTAAGGAAGGCGACCGCGTGAAAATCGTGGAATGCCGACCAATCAGCAAAACAGTCTCGTTTGTTGTTGTAGAAAAGCTAGGAGAGGAACGCTAA
- the rpmC gene encoding 50S ribosomal protein L29 → MAIMRIKEIEALSVQDREYKLVDLRAELARIRTMVNAGGAIEDPTRIRAIRKTIAQILTVQNETKMGLRKAPKEPEKKEKAKKTKAKQTTEEPATQ, encoded by the coding sequence ATGGCAATTATGAGAATAAAAGAGATTGAAGCTCTCTCTGTTCAAGACCGCGAATACAAACTGGTCGATTTACGCGCTGAATTAGCTCGTATACGAACCATGGTGAACGCAGGCGGCGCAATCGAAGACCCCACAAGAATTCGGGCAATACGCAAAACCATCGCACAAATATTAACAGTGCAAAACGAAACCAAAATGGGTCTACGCAAAGCTCCCAAAGAACCTGAAAAGAAAGAAAAAGCCAAAAAAACCAAAGCTAAACAAACCACTGAGGAGCCCGCAACCCAATGA